The following coding sequences lie in one Apium graveolens cultivar Ventura chromosome 3, ASM990537v1, whole genome shotgun sequence genomic window:
- the LOC141711557 gene encoding callose synthase 12 gives MNPRRPGPTRPDPVQPQPYNIIPIHDLLADHPSLRFPEVRAAAAALRAVGDLRKPPFSPWLPHMDLLDWLSAFFGFQNDNVRNQREHIVLHLANAQMRLTPPPDNIDSLDPTVLRRFRRKLLKNYSDWCSFLGRKPNIWISDSSRGAHSDQRRELLYVSLYLLIWGESANLRFMPECICFIFHHLAMELNKILEDYIDENTGRPILPSVSGENAFLNRIVTPIYETIKAEVENSRNGTAPHSNWRNYDDINEYFWSRRCFDKLKWPLDEGSNFFVADVRRGKRVGKTGFVEQRSFWNLFRSFDKLWIMLILFLQAAIIVAWEEREYPWQALEERSVQVTLLTVFITWSGLRFLQSILDAGMQYSLVTRETLWLGVRMVLKSVVAAIWILIFGVFYGRIVKEKNKYGKWEKHEVNNQVVTFLEIALVYVIPELLALALFIVPWIRNFIENRNWRIFYMLSWWFQSRSFVGRGLREGLMDNVKYTLFWIVVLATKFCFSYFLQVKPMVNPTQALLDMKDVNYEWHQFFGKSNRFAVGLLWLPVVLIYLMDIQIWYSIYSSFVGAGVGLFQHLGEIRNMQQLRLRFQFFASAIQFNLMPEEQLMNARGTLKSKFRDAINRLKLRYGLGRPFKKLESSQVEANKFALIWNEIILTFREEDILSDQEVELLELPQDTWNVRVIRWPCLLLCNELLLALSQAKELVDAPDKWLWYKICKYEYRRCAVIEAYDCVKHLLLHIIKYDVEEHSIITVLFQEIDHSLQNEKFTKTFNLKALTKIHAKLIILLNLIIKPNKDVNKIVNILQALYETAIRDFFKEKRTADMLREDGLAPRRTVSGESLLFENAVELPDADHETFYRQARRLHTILTSRDSMHNVPKNLEARRRIAFFSNSLFMNMPHAPQVEKMMAFSVLTPYYNEEVLYSKENLRTENEDGISTLYYLQTIYADEWENFLERMRREGLVKNDEIWSDKLRDLRLWASYRGQTLARTVRGMMYYYRALKMLAFLDSASEMDIREGSRELASMGRSRSLDSFRSERSQSARSLSRADSTVNLLFKGHEYGTALMKYTYVVACQIYGTQKAKKDPHAEDILYLMKNNEALRVAYVDEVPVGRSEMGGMEYYSVLVKYDQQLEKEVEIYRVKLPGPLKLGEGKPENQNHALIFTRGDAVQTIDMNQDNYFEEALKMRNLLEEYRHYYGLRKPTILGVREHIFTGSVSSLAWFMSAQETSFVTLGQRVLANPLKIRMHYGHPDVFDRFWFLTRGGISKASRVINISEDIFAGFSCTLRGGNVTHHEYVQVGKGRDVGLNQIAMFEAKVASGNGEQVLSREVYRLGHRLDFFRMLSFFYTTVGFFLSTTMIILTVYAFLWGRLYLALSGIESSNAADDAADNKALGAILNQQFILQLGLFTALPMVVENSLEHGFLSAIWDFITMQLQLSSVFFTFSMGTRAHYFGRTILHGGAKYRATGRGFVVEHKSFAENYRLYARSHFVKAIELGLILVVYAAYSAVAKGTFVYIALTISSWFLVISWMMAPFLFNPSGFDWLKTVYDFDEFMNWIWFRGGVFAKADQGWERWWYEEQDHLRTTGLWGKFLEIILDLRFFFFQYGVVYQLGISDGSRSIFVYLLSWIYVGVALAVYSTVAYARDKYAAREHIYYRLVQFLLIIIVVLVIIALLQFTEFKFVDIFTSLLAFIPTGWGFISIAQVLRPFLQDTMIWETVVSVARMYDIMFGVIIMTPVAVLSWLPGFQSMQTRILFNEAFSRGLQINKIVTGKKSTDM, from the coding sequence ATGAATCCCAGACGACCCGGTCCaacccgacccgacccggtccAACCCCAACCCTACAACATCATCCCCATCCACGACCTCTTAGCCGACCACCCCTCCCTCCGCTTCCCCGAAGTACGCGCCGCCGCCGCCGCCCTACGCGCCGTCGGCGACCTCCGTAAACCCCCTTTCTCCCCATGGCTCCCTCACATGGACCTTCTCGACTGGCTCTCCGCTTTTTTCGGCTTTCAAAACGACAACGTTCGCAACCAACGCGAACACATAGTCCTCCACTTAGCTAATGCTCAGATGCGCCTGACCCCACCTCCTGATAATATCGATTCACTGGACCCCACCGTTCTCCGGCGGTTCCGCCGGAAATTGCTCAAAAACTACTCCGATTGGTGCTCGTTTCTTGGCCGGAAACCTAATATCTGGATCTCTGATAGCTCCCGTGGGGCCCACTCCGATCAAAGACGTGAGCTTTTGTATGTATCTTTGTATCTACTGATTTGGGGTGAGTCTGCGAATTTACGATTTATGCCGGAATGTATTTGTTTTATTTTTCATCATTTAGCTATGGAATTGAATAAGATACTTGAGGATTATATTGATGAGAATACGGGGAGGCCCATTTTGCCTAGTGTATCGGGGGAGAATGCGTTTTTGAATAGGATTGTTACGCCTATTTATGAAACGATTAAGGCTGAGGTGGAGAATAGTAGGAATGGGACTGCTCCTCATTCGAATTGGCGGAATtatgatgatattaatgagtaTTTTTGGAGTAGGAGGTGTTTTGATAAGTTGAAGTGGCCGTTAGATGAGGGGAGTAATTTTTTCGTGGCCGATGTTAGGAGAGGGAAGAGGGTTGGGAAGACGGGGTTTGTAGAGCAGCGGTCGTTTTGGAATTTGTTTAGGAGTTTTGATAAGCTTTGGATTATGTTGATTTTGTTTCTTCAGGCTGCGATTATTGTTGCGTGGGAGGAGAGGGAGTATCCGTGGCAAGCGTTGGAGGAGAGGAGTGTGCAGGTTACGCTTTTGACGGTGTTTATTACTTGGAGTGGGTTGAGGTTTTTGCAGTCAATTCTTGATGCCGGAATGCAGTATAGTTTGGTTACGAGGGAGACTTTGTGGCTTGGTGTGAGGATGGTGTTGAAGAGTGTTGTTGCTGCTATATGGATTCTTATTTTTGGGGTTTTCTACGGGAGGATAGTTAAGGAGAAGAATAAGTACGGGAAGTGGGAAAAACATGAGGTGAATAACCAGGTGGTTACTTTTCTTGAGATTGCACTGGTTTATGTCATCCCGGAACTTCTGGCACTAGCGCTGTTTATAGTACCGTGGATTAGAAATTTTATTGAGAATCGAAATTGGAGGATTTTTTACATGCTGTCGTGGTGGTTCCAGAGCAGGTCGTTTGTGGGCCGAGGCCTTAGGGAAGGACTTATGGACAATGTGAAGTATACTTTGTTCTGGATTGTCGTCCTGGCTACAAAATTTTGCTTCAGTTACTTTTTGCAGGTCAAACCGATGGTTAACCCGACACAGGCCCTGTTAGACATGAAGGATGTGAATTACGAGTGGCACCAGTTCTTCGGGAAAAGCAACAGATTCGCAGTTGGATTGTTGTGGCTTCCAGTGGTTCTAATCTACTTAATGGATATACAGATCTGGTACTCCATATACTCGTCATTTGTTGGTGCTGGAGTTGGGTTGTTCCAGCATTTGGGCGAGATACGAAACATGCAGCAGTTGAGATTAAGATTCCAGTTCTTTGCTAGtgcaattcaatttaatcttATGCCCGAGGAACAGCTAATGAATGCTAGGGGAACTCTTAAAAGCAAGTTCCGGGATGCCATTAACAGGTTGAAGCTGAGGTATGGCCTTGGCCGACCCTTTAAGAAGCTTGAATCGAGCCAGGTAGAAGCAAACAAATTTGCATTGATATGGAATGAGATAATCTTGACCTTTAGGGAAGAAGATATCCTTAGTGATCAAGAGGTTGAGCTGTTGGAACTGCCCCAGGATACATGGAATGTAAGGGTCATCCGATGGCCTTGCTTGCTTCTGTGCAATGAGCTGCTCCTCGCTCTAAGCCAAGCGAAGGAGTTAGTAGATGCTCCTGATAAGTGGCTCTGGTATAAAATATGCAAGTATGAGTACAGGCGTTGTGCTGTTATTGAAGCATATGACTGTGTTAAACACTTGTTACTGCATATTATAAAATATGATGTGGAGGAACATTCCATTATCACAGTCTTATTTCAAGAAATTGATCACTCGCTGCAGAATgagaagtttacaaaaacattCAACTTGAAAGCGCTTACCAAGATTCATGCGAAGCTGATCATCCTGCTCAACTTGATAATCAAGCCCAACAAAGACGTCAACAAGATTGTGAACATTTTGCAGGCCCTATATGAGACTGCTATTCGAGATTTTTTTAAAGAGAAAAGGACTGCAGATATGCTAAGGGAGGATGGGTTGGCTCCAAGAAGGACAGTTTCTGGTGAAAGCTTGCTTTTTGAGAACGCTGTTGAATTGCCAGATGCAGACCATGAAACTTTCTACCGCCAGGCTAGACGCCTTCACACTATTCTTACGTCTCGGGACTCGATGCATAATGTCCCGAAAAATCTAGAAGCTAGACGCCGGATTGCCTTCTTCAGCAACTCTTTGTTTATGAACATGCCTCATGCTCCCCAAGTCGAGAAAATGATGGCTTTCAGTGTTTTGACCCCTTATTACAATGAAGAAGTGCTCTATAGCAAAGAAAACCTTCGAACTGAGAATGAAGATGGGATTTCTACCTTGTATTACCTGCAGACAATATATGCTGATGAATGGGAGAATTTCTTGGAGAGAATGAGAAGAGAGGGTTTGGTTAAAAATGATGAAATATGGAGTGACAAGCTAAGAGACCTTCGCCTTTGGGCATCTTATAGAGGGCAGACACTGGCTCGGACAGTGAGGGGAATGATGTACTATTATCGTGCTCTTAAAATGCTAGCTTTTCTGGATTCTGCATCAGAAATGGATATCAGGGAAGGGTCACGGGAACTTGCTTCAATGGGGCGTAGCCGTAGCTTAGATAGTTTCCGCTCAGAAAGGTCACAATCTGCAAGAAGCCTGAGTAGGGCAGATAGTACAGTTAATTTGTTGTTTAAAGGACATGAGTATGGAACTGCTTTGATGAAATACACCTATGTGGTCGCCTGCCAGATATATGGGACTCAAAAGGCCAAGAAAGACCCCCACGCTGAAGATATTTTGTATCTGATGAAGAACAACGAAGCTCTTCGGGTTGCTTATGTTGATGAGGTTCCCGTAGGGAGAAGTGAAATGGGTGGAATGGAGTATTACTCTGTTTTGGTGAAATATGACCAACAGTTGGAGAAGGAAGTGGAAATATATAGAGTCAAGTTACCTGGCCCGCTTAAGCTTGGGGAGGGAAAGCCAGAGAATCAAAACCACGCTCTTATCTTCACTAGAGGAGATGCAGTTCAGACCATCGATATGAACCAGGACAACTATTTCGAGGAAGCACTTAAAATGCGAAATCTTCTGGAGGAGTATAGGCACTATTATGGTTTGAGAAAGCCTACTATTTTGGGAGTTCGGGAACACATTTTTACTGGTTCCGTTTCATCTCTTGCTTGGTTTATGTCAGCCCAGGAGACTAGTTTTGTCACTTTGGGACAACGTGTTTTGGCGAACCCTCTCAAAATACGCATGCACTATGGTCATCCAGATGTATTTGATAGATTCTGGTTCTTAACGAGGGGAGGGATAAGCAAAGCTTCGAGGGTGATCAATATCAGTGAGGACATATTTGCAGGCTTCAGCTGCACATTGAGAGGCGGGAATGTTACTCATCATGAGTACGTTCAAGTTGGCAAGGGGAGGGATGTTGGACTGAATCAAATTGCCATGTTCGAAGCCAAAGTTGCTAGTGGAAATGGGGAGCAAGTTCTCAGCAGAGAAGTCTATAGGTTGGGACATAGGCTGGATTTTTTTCGAATGCTATCATTTTTCTACACTACTGTAGGGTTTTTCTTGAGTACAACAATGATTATCCTCACTGTTTATGCATTTTTGTGGGGTCGGCTATATCTTGCTTTAAGTGGGATAGAGAGTTCGAATGCTGCAGATGATGCTGCAGACAATAAAGCTCTTGGTGCTATCTTAAATCAACAGTTCATACTCCAACTTGGCCTATTCACTGCCTTGCCAATGGTGGTGGAAAATTCTCTGGAGCATGGCTTTCTTTCAGCAATTTGGGATTTTATAACTATGCAACTTCAGCTGTCATCAGTATTCTTCACATTTTCCATGGGAACTCGTGCGCACTATTTCGGGCGAACTATTCTTCATGGTGGTGCGAAGTACAGGGCCACTGGCCGTGGTTTTGTGGTGGAGCACAAAAGCTTTGCTGAAAACTATAGACTTTATGCACGCAGTCACTTTGTAAAGGCTATTGAGCTTGGGCTGATACTTGTAGTGTATGCTGCGTACAGTGCTGTAGCTAAAGGAACTTTCGTTTACATTGCGTTGACCATCTCGAGTTGGTTCCTGGTGATTTCATGGATGATGGCCCCTTTCTTGTTTAATCCATCTGGTTTTGATTGGTTGAAAACGGTGTATGACTTTGATGAATTTATGAACTGGATTTGGTTCCGCGGTGGTGTGTTTGCTAAAGCTGATCAGGGCTGGGAAAGATGGTGGTATGAGGAGCAGGATCACTTGAGAACAACAGGTCTTTGGGGAAAGTTTCTGGAAATTATATTGGACCTCCGGTTTTTCTTTTTCCAGTATGGGGTTGTATACCAACTTGGTATTTCTGATGGGAGTAGGAGCATCTTTGTTTACTTGCTTTCCTGGATCTATGTGGGCGTGGCACTTGCAGTTTATTCTACTGTAGCTTATGCTCGGGATAAATATGCCGCAAGAGAACATATCTATTATCGATTGGTCCAGTTTCTCCTTATAATCATTGTCGTGCTTGTGATCATCGCTTTGCTCCAGTTCACCGAGTTCAAATTTGTGGATATCTTCACTAGTCTCCTGGCATTTATTCCCACAGGTTGGGGTTTTATTTCTATTGCACAAGTACTCCGACCCTTTCTGCAGGACACTATGATTTGGGAAACTGTTGTTTCTGTCGCTCGTATGTATGATATAATGTTTGGAGTGATTATCATGACCCCTGTGGCAGTGCTGTCATGGTTGCCTGGGTTCCAGTCTATGCAAACAAGGATATTATTTAATGAAGCATTCAGTAGGGGATTGCAGATAAACAAGATTGTGACAGGGAAAAAATCTACTGATATGTGA
- the LOC141711558 gene encoding two pore calcium channel protein 1A-like, whose amino-acid sequence MVKQQLLSRGRYSGQRLQRSAAFQQRSDAITCGSPYEKAAALIDLAEDGIGIPEEILNNESTFVEATKLYLFFIRFDFIWTLNYFALLLLNFLEKPLWCSQNLAISCNDRDYYFLGQLPYLDGAGSLIYEGITLVILIVHMFFPISYEGFNFYFKSHLNRLKIIFLLILVADIFIYVLYLSPVAFYSLPFRLAPYVRVAFFILNIRDLRETLVVLAGMIVTYLNVLLLGLLFLLFSSWLAYVIFEDTEQGETIFTSYTATTYHMFILFTTSNNPDVWIPAYKASRWYSLFFILYVLLGVYFVTNLILAVVYDSFKDQLAKQVVAKDRTRNGILKKAFTLIDSEKRDYLDEKQCSHLLKELSRYRTLPDISEEDFGLIFYELDDGKRDKMIHFDEFTDICNAIAVRFQKEDCLPWLDQFPFYDATLSKKLKAFVRDTNFEYVVISVLILNLVTVIIETTLDIQDNSGQKFWEQLEVVFGWLYFLEMVLKIYSYGFENYWRDGQNRFDFVITMVIVIIETTTFVSPKGLPFLLNGEWIRYLLIARMLRLIRLLIFVPRYKAFVATFLTLIPSLMPYLGIIFCVLCIYCSFAVQIFGGLVNAGNLRLAQTDLADNDYLLFNFNDYPSGMVTLFNLLVMGNWQSWMQSYKVLTDSSWSYIYFVSFYLVTILLLLNLVVAFVLEAFFAEMDIEDEEKCKDNDKKIEGKDNHKGKESEAREPRRRYAGTKTRSQRVEALLHRMLSSELEEQAECSNSNA is encoded by the exons ATGGTAAAACAGCAACTACTAAGTAGAGGAAGATACTCGGGTCAACGATTACAAAGGTCAGCTGCTTTTCAACAGAGATCCGATGCCATTACATGTGGTTCTCCTTATGAAAAAGCTGCTGCCCTCATCGATCTC GCGGAAGATGGCATTGGAATACCAGAGGAGATTCTTAATAATGAGTCGACCTTTGTAGAGGCCACAAAACTCTACCTTTTCTTCATTCGATTTGATTTCATCTGGACCCTTAATTATTTCGCACTGTTATTGCTTAACTTCTTGGAG AAACCATTGTGGTGCAGCCAGAATTTAGCAATTTCTTGCAATGACAGGGATTATTACTTCCTTGGCCAGCTTCCTTACTTAGACGGGGCTGGATCTCTTATATACGAG GGAATTACTCTTGTTATTCTCATAGTGCATATGTTCTTCCCAATATCATATGAAGGGtttaatttctattttaaaaGTCATCTTAATAGATTAAAG ATCATATTCCTGCTAATCCTGGTTGCTGATATTTTCATTTATGTGCTTTATCTCTCGCCAGTGGCATTCTATTCTCTCCCATTTAGACTAGCGCCTTATGTCCGGGTTGCTTTTTTCATTTTAAACATCAG GGATTTACGAGAGACACTAGTTGTCCTTGCTGGAATGATTGTCACATACCTTAACGTGTTG CTTTTAGGACTTCTATTCCTTCTGTTCTCAAGTTGGTTAGCATATGTCATATTTGAGGATACAGAACAAGGAGAAACGATATTTACGTCCTATACTGCAACTACATATCACATGTTTATCCTGTTTACTACATCCAACAATCCTGATGTTTGGATTCCTGCATACAAAGCATCACGTTGGTACTCTCTGTTCTTCATTCTTTACGTGCTCTTGGGTGTTTACTTTGTCACCAACTTGATCCTGGCCGTTGTGTACGATAGCTTTAAGGATCAGCTAGCCAAACAAGTTGTTGCAAAGGATCGTACAAGGAATGGAATTTTGAAAAAAGCCTTTACTCTCATTGATAGTGAGAAACGTGACTATTTAGACGAGAAACAGTGTAGTCATTTGTTGAAAGAACTCAGCAGATACAGGACATTGCCGGATATCTCAGAAGAAGATTTTGGGTTAATATTCTACGAGTTGGATGATGGTAAACGAGACAAGATGATTCATTTTGATGAATTCACTGATATTTGCAATGCCATAGCAGTAAGGTTTCAGAAGGAGGATTGCTTGCCTTGGTTAGACCAATTCCCATTCTATGATGCAACCTTATCCAAGAAGTTGAAAGCCTTTGTCCGAGACACCAACTTCGAATATGTTGTAATTTCTGTTTTGATACTGAATCTTGTGACTGTTATTATTGAAACAACTCTTGACATACAAGATAACTCTGGGCAGAAGTTCTGGGAACAGCTTGAGGTTGTCTTTGGGTGGTTGTATTTTCTGGAAATGGTGCTAAAAATCTACTCGTATGGGTTTGAAAACTATTGGAGAGATGGTCAAAATCGTTTCGACTTTGTTATCACCATGGTTATAGTTATCATTGAAACAACAACTTTTGTCTCTCCCAAAGGACTGCCATTTCTTTTAAATGGAGAATGGATTCGCTATCTTCTTATTGCAAGGATGTTACGACTAATAAGGCTCTTGATTTTTGTTCCTCGTTACAAAGCCTTTGTCGCGACATTTCTCACTCTGATCCCAAGTTTAATGCCATACCTAGGTATTATATTCTGTGTGCTATGCATTTATTGCTCTTTCGCGGTGCAGATCTTTGGCGGGTTGGTCAATGCTGGCAACCTCCGTTTGGCACAGACGGATCTTGCAGATAATGACTATCTACTTTTCAATTTTAATGACTACCCAAGTGGTATGGTGACACTATTTAATCTATTAGTGATGGGAAACTGGCAATCTTGGATGCAGAGCTACAAAGTATTGACAGATTCTTCTTGGTCTTACATATACTTTGTTAGCTTCTATTTGGTAACTATTCTACTGCTACTGAATTTGGTAGTAGCATTTGTCTTGGAGGCGTTCTTTGCTGAAATGGATATAGAAGACGAGGAGAAATGTAAGGATAACGACAAGAAAATTGAAGGAAAGGATAATCATAAAGGCAAAGAGAGTGAAGCAAGGGAGCCAAGACGGCGTTATGCTGGCACAAAAACACGCAGTCAGAGAGTTGAGGCGCTCCTTCATCGTATGTTGAGCTCTGAGTTGGAGGAGCAGGCAGAGTGCTCCAACTCCAATGCTTAA
- the LOC141711559 gene encoding two pore calcium channel protein 1A-like, producing the protein MDTHLLLPSGESSVLRHRLPTFNRRSDAIAYGSPYEKAAALIDLAEGGRGLPEEILDDDSTFADAVKVYFFFIRFDWIWFLNHFALLYLNFLEKPSWCNQKLANSCDNRDYYFLGQLPYLNGTGSLICEGITLVILIAHTLFPISYEGFSIYWKNRLNKLKIIFLLILIADVFIYALYLSLGAFSSLPFRIAPYLRVLFFILNIRDLRETLAVLAGMIATFLNVLVLGLLFLLFSSWLAYVIFENTAQGETLFTSFGATTYHMFILFTTANNPDVWIPAYKASHWYSLIFILYVLLAVYFVTNLILAVVYDSFKGQLAKQVVSKDRIKIKILKKAFDIIDRDKIGFLHKKQCTLLLKELGRYSTLPKISEEDFDKIFYELDATHDFRIHLEEFTDICNAIAVRFQKEDSLPWLENFSFYRAPLSEKLKSFIRSPKFEYVVISVLILNLVTVVIETTLNIQDNSGQKFWEHLEFVFGWLYLLELALKVYSYGFENYWRDGQNRFDFMITMVIVIVETATFVSPKGLPFLSDGEWIRYLLIARMLRIIRLLIFVPRYKAFVATFITLIPSLMPYLGTIFCVLCMYCSVGVQVFGGLVNAENPHLAATAMADNDYLLFNFNDYPSGMVTLFNLLVTVNWQAWMQSYRVLTDSAWSYIYFVSFYLVTIPLLLNFVVAFVLEAFFAVMKMEDDKKHKDIDEGSEGKDPRRRYADTKTRTRRVDILLRHMLSSELDQHAQAQF; encoded by the exons ATGGATACGCATCTACTACTTCCGAGTGGAGAAAGTTCGGTTCTGAGACACCGGTTGCCCACATTTAATCGGAGGTCCGACGCCATTGCATATGGTTCTCCTTATGAGAAAGCTGCTGCACTCATTGATCTC GCTGAAGGTGGCAGGGGACTACCGGAGGAGATTCTTGATGATGATTCAACCTTTGCAGACGCAGTGAAAGTCTACTTCTTTTTTATTCGATTTGATTGGATCTGGTTCCTTAATCATTTTGCTTTGCTGTATCTCAACTTCCTCGAG AAACCATCATGGTGCAACCAGAAGctagcaaattcttgcgataaCAGGGATTACTACTTTCTTGGACAGCTGCCTTATTTAAATGGGACTGGATCTCTTATATGTGAG GGAATTACTCTTGTTATTCTCATAGCACATACACTTTTTCCAATTTCATATGAAGGGTTTAGTATCTACTGGAAAAATCGTCTTAATAAGCTAAAG ATCATTTTCCTGCTAATCCTGATCGCTGATGTTTTCATCTATGCGCTATATTTATCTCTGGGGGCATTCTCATCTCTTCCATTCAGAATAGCACCCTATCTGCGGGTCCTTTTTTTCATTTTGAACATCAG GGATCTGCGAGAAACCTTGGCTGTCCTTGCAGGAATGATTGCCACATTCCTTAATGTTCTG GTTTTAGGACTTCTATTTCTGCTATTCTCAAGTTGGTTGGCATATGTCATATTTGAGAATACAGCACAGGGAGAAACATTATTTACCTCATTTGGTGCAACAACATATCATATGTTCATCCTATTTACCACAGCCAACAATCCTGATGTCTGGATTCCTGCATACAAAGCATCACACTGGTATTCCCTGATCTTCATTCTCTACGTGCTCTTGGCTGTTTACTTCGTCACCAACCTGATCCTTGCCGTAGTGTATGATAGCTTTAAGGGTCAGCTAGCCAAGCAAGTTGTTTCAAAGGATCGTATAAAGATTAAGATTTTGAAAAAAGCTTTTGATATTATAGATAGAGATAAAATTGGTTTTTTACACAAGAAACAATGTACTCTTTTGTTGAAAGAACTTGGTAGATACAGCACATTGCCCAAAATCTCTGAAGAagattttgataaaatattctACGAGTTGGATGCTACTCATGACTTCAGGATCCATTTGGAAGAATTTACTGATATTTGTAATGCCATAGCAGTAAGGTTTCAGAAGGAGGATTCCTTACCTTGGTTAGAAAATTTCTCATTCTATCGTGCACCCTTGTCTGAGAAGCTGAAATCCTTTATACGGAGTCCCAAATTCGAATACGTTGTAATATCTGTTTTGATACTGAATCTTGTCACTGTTGTTATTGAAACAACTCTCAACATACAAGACAACTCGGGGCAAAAGTTCTGGGAACACCTTGAGTTTGTCTTTGGGTGGTTGTATTTGCTGGAACTGGCGCTAAAAGTTTACTCCTATGGGTTTGAGAACTATTGGAGGGATGGTCAAAATCGTTTTGATTTCATGATCACCATGGTCATAGTCATTGTTGAAACAGCCACTTTTGTGTCTCCTAAAGGCCTGCCATTTCTCTCAGATGGAGAATGGATCCGCTATCTTCTCATTGCAAGGATGTTACGAATAATAAGGCTCTTGATTTTTGTTCCTCGTTACAAAGCCTTTGTCGCGACATTTATCACTCTGATACCAAGTCTAATGCCATACCTAGGTACTATATTCTGTGTGCTATGCATGTATTGCTCTGTAGGGGTGCAGGTCTTTGGCGGATTGGTGAATGCTGAAAATCCTCATTTGGCAGCGACGGCTATGGCAGATAACGACTATCTGCTTTTCAATTTTAATGACTACCCAAGCGGAATGGTGACATTGTTCAATTTATTAGTAACAGTAAACTGGCAAGCATGGATGCAGAGCTACAGAGTATTGACAGATTCTGCTTGGTCTTACATTTACTTTGTCAGCTTCTATCTGGTGACCATTCCACTGCTTCTGAATTTTGTAGTAGCATTTGTCTTGGAGGCCTTCTTTGCTGTAATGAAGATGGAAGACGATAAAAAACATAAGGACATCGACGAGGGGAGTGAAGGGAAGGATCCACGACGACGTTATGCTGACACAAAAACAAGAACTAGGAGGGTGGATATTCTGCTTCGTCATATGTTGAGCTCCGAGTTGGATCAGCACGCACAGGCACAGTTCTAA